One genomic window of Oncorhynchus clarkii lewisi isolate Uvic-CL-2024 chromosome 5, UVic_Ocla_1.0, whole genome shotgun sequence includes the following:
- the LOC139409719 gene encoding secreted immunoglobulin domain 1, which produces MQCGVVSLLKGVRLGESLGVSLKSLSVKVGEDATLDCTLSTNCSMATVSWYKQSQGERPELVLSYHLTNTSHVLYGHGFHPNKITVQTNDSRPLHQHQLLIHGSKENDMAVYFCGLTEGFERTTDL; this is translated from the exons ATGCAATGTGGAGTGGTCAGCCTGTTAAAAG GTGTACGTTTGGGAGAGTCCCTGGGTGTATCACTGAAGAGCTTATCAGTGAAAGTGGGCGAGGATGCCACACTGGACTGCACTCTGTCCACTAACTGTAGCATGGCCACTGTGAGCTGGTACAAGCAGAGTCAAGGAGAGAGGCCTGAACTGGTACTCAGCTACCACTTGACCAACACCTCCCATGTGCTCTACGGCCATGGCTTCCATCCCAACAAGATCACTGTCCAGACCAATGATAGCAGGCCACTTCACCAGCATCAGTTACTGATCCATGGATCTAAAGAGAATGACATGGCTGTTTATTTCTGTGGACTAACAGAAGGATTTGAAAGAACAACTGATTTGTAG